In the genome of Phacochoerus africanus isolate WHEZ1 chromosome 10, ROS_Pafr_v1, whole genome shotgun sequence, one region contains:
- the NPY5R gene encoding neuropeptide Y receptor type 5 — MGSEIPDYYNKTLASENNTVATRNSGFPVWEDYKGSVDDLQYFLIGLYTFVSLLGFMGNLLILMAVMRKRNQKTTVNFLIGNLAFSDILVVLFCSPFTLTSVLLDQWMFGKVMCHIMPFLQCVTVLVSTLILISIAIVRYHMIKNPVSNNLTANHGYFLIATVWTLGFAICSPLPVFHSLVELQESFGSAWLSSRYLCVESWPSDSYRIAFTISLLLVQYILPLVCLTVSHTSVCRTISCGLSSQDSKLEENEMINLTVQPAKRSGPQAKLSHRPKWTYSFIRRHRRRYSKKTACVRPAPAGPALESREGRPPGKVGSMQSQPPPSNKFMPGVPTCFEVKPEENSDVPEMRVSRSIMRLRKRSRSVFYRLTVLILVFAVSWMPLHLFHVVTDFNDNLISNRHFKLVYCICHLLGMMSCCLNPILYGFLNNGIKADLMSLIHCLHLS; from the coding sequence ATGGGTTCAGAGATCCCAGATTATTACAACAAGACACTTGCCTCTGAGAACAATACTGTGGCCACTCGGAATTCTGGTTTCCCTGTCTGGGAGGACTATAAAGGCAGTGTGGATGACTTGCAGTATTTTCTGATTGGACTCTATACCTTTGTAAGTCTTCTTGGTTTCATGGGGAATCTCCTTATTTTGATGGCTGTCATGAGGAAGCGAAATCAGAAAACCACTGTCAACTTCCTCATAGGGAACTTGGCCTTCTCTGATATCTTGGTTGTGCTTTTTTGCTCACCCTTCACTCTGACCTCTGTCTTGCTGGATCAGTGGATGTTTGGCAAGGTCATGTGTCACATTATGCCTTTTCTTCAGTGTGTGACAGTTCTGGTTTCAACCTTAATTTTAATATCAATTGCCATCGTCAGGTATCACATGATAAAAAATCCTGTGTCCAATAATTTAACAGCAAACCATGGCTACTTTCTGATTGCGACAGTCTGGACGCTGGGCTTTGCCATTTGCTCTCCCCTCCCGGTGTTTCACAGCCTCGTGGAACTCCAGGAAAGCTTTGGCTCAGCGTGGCTGAGCAGCCGGTATTTATGTGTTGAGTCGTGGCCATCTGATTCGTACAGAATTGCTTTTACAATCTCTCTGTTGCTTGTTCAGTACATTCTGCCCTTGGTCTGTCTCACCGTGAGTCATACCAGTGTCTGCAGGACCATAAGCTGTGGGTTGTCCAGTCAAGACAGCAAGCTGGAAGAAAACGAGATGATCAACTTGACTGTTCAGCCTGCCAAGAGAAGCGGACCTCAGGCGAAGCTCTCCCACCGCCCAAAGTGGACCTACTCATTCATACGAAGACACAGAAGGAGATACAGCAAGAAAACGGCCTGTGTGCGGCCAGCTCCAGCTGGACCTGCCCTCGAGAGCCGTGAAGGAAGGCCTCCAGGGAAGGTGGGCTCCATGCAGAGCCAGCCCCCTCCATCCAATAAGTTCATGCCAGGGGTGCCCACCTGCTTCGAGGTGAAACCAGAAGAAAACTCAGATGTTCCTGAGATGAGAGTAAGCCGTTCTATTATGAGACTAAGAAAACGGTCTCGAAGTGTCTTCTACAGACTGACCGTCTTGATACTAGTGTTTGCAGTGAGCTGGATGCCTCTGCACCTATTCCACGTGGTGACTGATTTCAACGATAACCTGATTTCAAACAGGCACTTCAAGCTGGTGTACTGTATCTGTCACTTGCTAGGCATGATGTCCTGTTGTCTTAACCCTATTCTGTATGGATTTCTGAATAATGGGATCAAAGCTGACTTAATGTCCCTTATTCACTGTCTTCATTTGTCATAA